GCGCCCTCGGGGGCGACGAGTCCGCGGCTGCGCTCGGTCGTCGCCTCTACGATGCGACCCAGGCGCTGCGCGACCCGGTGGAGGGCGGTTTCTTCCGCTACGCGGTGCGCCGCGACTGGTCCGAGCCGCACTACGAGCGGATGCTGTCCGACAACGCGCAGCTGCTGGACCTCGCCACGGCTTTCGGCGACGAGCCGACGGCGGATGCGGTGGCCGGCTTCCTGCTCGAGGTGCTGCGCCTGCCCGGCGGGGCGTTCGCCTCGGCGCAGGATTCCGAGAGCCTCATCGACGGGGTCGGCAGTGAGGGCGGCTACTACGCGTTGGACGCCGCCGGCCGTGCCGTCCAACCGCCTCCGCGCGTCGACGACAAGGTGCTGGCGGGGCTCAACGGGCTCGCGATCGGCGCGCTGGCCGGGGCAGGGCTGCGTTTCGCCCGGCCGGACTGGGTCACGGCCGCCCGGGCTGCTGCGGATGCCGTGCGCGCCACCCATGTGGTCGGCACCCCCGACGGCCCGCGGCTGCGCCGGGCGAGCCGCGACGACCGGGTGTCGGATGCCGCGGCAACCCTCGAGGACTACGGCGGCCTCGCGTGCGGCCTGCTGCGGCTGGCGCTCGCGACCGGGGATCCCGAGCCGGCGGTGCTCGCCCAGGCGCTCGTCGAGGCGTGCGGGGATGATGCGCGGATCGCGGTGCCGGGCGGTGGGGATGCGGTGCTCGCACGCCGGGGCATCGCGGTCGACGCCGATCAGACGGAGGGCGCGACGCCGTCCGGGGCGGCGCTCTATGCGGACGCGGCAGCGCGACTGGCGGCGCTCACCGACGACGCGGCACACCGCGAGCGCGCCGAGCGGGCGCTCGCGCCGCTGCTCGCGGGGGCGCTGGAGCGGCCGATCGCCTACGGCGCGACGCTCGCGGTGGCGGCGCGGCTCGCGAACCAGCCGGAGCAGCTCGTCGTCGTCGGACCGGATGCCGGGGACCTCGTGCGGCGTGCGCGGGGGTGGGCGGCGCCGACCCGCACGGTCGCGATCGTCAGCGAGGCGCAGGCGCGGGCCTTCACCGAGGCCGGTTTCGAGCTGTTCGCGGGGCGCAGCGCGCTCGACGGGGCGCCGACCGCGTACCTCTGCGAGGGGTTCGTGTGCCGGCTGCCGACGGCGGATGCGGGGGTGCTGGGGGAGCTGCTGGGCGGTGGTCTCGAGACGCGTCCGCTGCGCGGGCGCTCCTCGACCACCTGAGTGTCGCGGTGGGGCGCCCGCACCCGCTGCGCGGGCGACGTCGAAGGCGGTGTATGGAGATCAGCATGCGGGGGCTGGTTTCGATACACCCGCTGCGCGGGCACTCAACCAGCGGGTGGGCACGCCGCGGCGCGGCCGCAACACCTCGCCGATCGAGTGCCGCGGCGTAGCCGCGGTGTATCGAGATCCGCCCCTCAGGCCCGCCGGCGTGCGGTGAGGAGCCCCGCGCCCGCGAGCAGCACCAGCAGGGCGAGCGCGGCGAGCACCGAGATGGTGTCGGCGTCGACACCCGTGCGGGCGAGTGCGGCCGGGGTGACCTCGACGAGCAGGGTGGCGCTCACGCCGGAGGGCGTGTGGGTGGCGGTGATGAGGTGCGGCGAGGCGTGCGGGAAGCTCACGGCGGTGCCGCGGATGATGTCGCTCGCGACGCTGCTGCTGAGGGTGAGATCGCCGCTCGGGATGACGAAGCTGTTGCCTGCGGCATCCGTTCCGGTGGCGGTGAAGGTGACGGTGTCGCCCTGGTTCACGGTGCCGGTGGCGGCCCGCAGGGCGAGGCTGGTCGGCTCGCCCGGGGCCAGGCTGATGGTCAGCTCGAGGCTTGCGTCGGCGCCGATCCCGTTGTGGGCGCCCAGGGTGACCGGGTAGTCGCCTGCCGCGTCGGAGGGGGTGCCGGTGATGGCCCCGGTGCCGGGGTCGAGGGTGAGCCCGTCGGGCAGCTCGCCGTCCGTGAGCGACACGACCGCATCCGGGGTGCCGGTCACGGTGGTGGGTGCCCAGCTGAACGGCTCGCCGACCGTCGCCGTGGCGGACGCGGCACCCGCGAGCGTCGGGGCGAGGTTCCACTGCGCGGTCAGCGCGACGTTGCCGGTGACCGGGGTGGTGAAGTCGTAGGGGGTGCCGCCCGTGGTCCACGCCACGAACTCTCCGCCGGTGCGAGTCGGATCGGCAGGGCGGGTGGCGGTACCGCCACCGAAGTCGATCACCTGCACTGCGGGGGCGGTTCCGTCGCCGCCGTTGAGCGCGAACGTCACACCCCATCCGAACTCGACGTGCACGCTTCCCGAGGCCGCGTCCACCGCGGTGAGCTTCGCGAAAGGATCGGTGGGGACGACGCTGAACGTCGCGACCGACCCGCGACCGCCGACGATGGCGGAGGTACTCGAACCGCCCGTGAAGGTCGATCCGGGTGCGGGACTCTGTGCGCGGATATCCAGGGTGCCGTCCGAGAGACCGGGCAGGCCGCTCGTGAACCCGGTTCCGATCCCGGCGCCGCCGCTGCGGCCCGTGGCGGTGATGTCGCCGCCGGAGAGGATCGTGACGCCGGCGCCGCCCCCCTCGCCGCCGCCGATGCCGGCGCCGCCGCCGGCGCCTCCGGTGGCGGTCACGGTGCCGCCGATGATCTCGGTGGTGCCGCCGTCGCCGTCGTTGCCGCCGCCGATTCCGGAGGCGAAGCTTCCGCCGTTCGCGGTGACGGTGCCGCCGCTGATGCTGGTGTCGCGGCCGTCGCCGAGCAGGCCGCCGCCGATGCCGGCGCCGCCGGACCCACCGGTGGCGATGACGGTTCCGCCTTCGATGGCGGTGAACCAGGCGTTCCCGTGCGATCCCCCGCCGATGCCGGCGCCTTCTGCCCCGCCCGTTGCGGTGACGGTTCCGCCGGTGATGAAGGTGACGCCGCCGCCGCCTTCCCCTCCGCCTCCGATGCCCGCGCCGCCTTCTCCGCCGGTCGCGGTGACGGTTCCGCCGGTGATCCTCAGGTTGCTGCCGCTGCCGTGCCATCCGCCTCCGATGCCGGCGCCGCCTTCTCCGCCGATCGCGGTGACGTTCCCCCCAGTGATCGTGATGTGCTGGCTGCCGACGCCGATGCCGCCGATGCCGGCGGCGAGTCCGCCACCCGTGGCGGTGATGGTGCCGCCCGTGATCGTGATGCTCCCTCCGCTCTCGTTGTAGCCGCCGATGCCGGGGGCGAGACCGCTAATCCCGACCGCGACGAGCGCTCCGGTCGAGGGAGTGCTGCTGTCGTTGATGGTGAGACTCGCGCCCGATCTCACCCCGAACGCCGCACGGGCCATGCCGGGGTTCAGGATGCTGAGCGTGTGGCCGTTGAGGTCGAAGACCACCCCGACCCCGCTCGCGATCAACAACGATCCGTTGTAGGGGGCGGTGATGTCGGCGCCGAGGGTCACCTCGACGGTTCCGGTGGTGGCGGTGTTGACGGCGGTCGCGAGGTCGTTCCAGGTGGCGACGGAGCTGGCCGCGGATGCGGCAGTCGCGGGCACGAGCACACCGGCCGAGAGGGCTGCGGTGGTCGCGAGAACGAGCGCGACCCGACGGAACGGGGTGTGGGCGGGCATCGGCAGGGTTCTGTCACCGGTGTCGCCACACGGAGACTTTCTCGGATCCTACCTCCGGGACGACACCCTCGGAGACACGTCACCTACCCCGTGATCAGGGGGGCTTCCGGATCGGCCGCCCACTCGTTGAGCGAGCCGTCGTACACCGCCACCGAGCGCTCGCCGACGAGCGTCAGTGCGAGCGCGGCAGCCGTCGCGGCGATGCCGCCGCCGCAGTAGGTGATGATCTGCGGGGCGCCGAGCGCGGGGGCGAGCTTCTCGCGCAGCGCTTCGGGATCGAGCACCGCGTTGCTGTCCCGGTCGACGAGGAACCCGGCCGGCACCGAGCTGGACCCGGGGATGTGGCCGCCACGGGCGCGCGTGACGAACTCACCCGAGTACTCCTTCGGCGGCGTCGCGCACACGAGTGCGGCCTCGCGCTCGCCGCGCACGACGGCCTCGACATCCGCCTTCTCGACCCACAGCTCGGGGCGCTCCACGGCCGTGAACACGGCCGGCGTCGGCTCGACGTGGCCCAGCTCGAGCTCGCGGCCCTCGGCCTTCCACTTGGTGAGCCCGCCGTCGAGCACCGCCACCCGGTCGTAGCCGAACGCACGGAACAGCCACCACACCCGCGAGGCCCACTGGCCCACCGCGGTGTCGTAGAGCACGAGCGTCGTGTCGTTGTCGACGCCGAGCGCACCGGCGGCGGCCTCGAAGCGGGCGGTGTCCGGGCGCGTGAAGGGGTAGCTGCCCTCGGGGTCGGAGAACTCCTCGATGAGGTCGGCGAACACGGCTCCCGGGATGTGGCCCTCGAGCAGGTACTGCTCGTGCCCGCTCAGGTAGCCCACCCGCCCGTCGGGTCGGAGGAAGCTCGCGACGGAGGCGTCGGCGATGACGAGCCCGTCCGCGCCGAGATGGTCGGCGAGCCACTGGGTGGAAACGAGCTGGCTGGCGAGGACGGGTGCATCGGTCACCACGAGAGGCTAAACCCGCGCGAGGGCGTGCGACGACCAGGAAGCAATATCCGGTAATCGGGTGCGGTCCTAGGCTGGCCGCATGAGCCGTCGAGTCGCGGTCCCGGTGCTGGTCGCCTGTGCTGCCCTGCTGTCGGGCTGCGTGCTCGCCCCCGACCTCGGGCCGTCCCCGTCGCCATCGATCAGTGCCGATGCATCGGGCGCGCCGTCGGATCAACCGTCGCCGAGCGAGCCGCCCGCGTCATCCGGCGACGAGTGCGTCGCGCCGCTCGTCATCAACCAAGCGGGTGAGCACCGCATCGGCGACTGCGACGAGCTCATCGTGGAGGGCAACGACATCGAGGTGACCGTCGGCGAGGTCGGCACGCTCACCATCCGGGGAACCGACATCGAGGTCGACACCGGCTCGGTCGGTCTCCTCACGATCGCCGGACAGGACAACGAGGTCGACTCCGTCTCGGTCGGCAAGATCGAGATCTCGGGCGACCGGAACGACCTCGACGCGACCGGCGACATCGGTGCGGTGGTCGTGAACGGCAACGACAACGAGGTGACGGCCCGCGGATCGATCGGACTCGTCACCGACAACGGCGCGCGCAACCAGATCCGCGGCGGGCGCTGAACGCGGGGATCTCGCTGCGCCGCTGCGCGGCTCCTCGATCGCCGCGGACAGCGCGCAGCGGTGCGGGCCGCGTCAGCGGATCGTCTTGCGCGAGGTGATCTGGCCGGTGTCGAAGCCCAGCAGGTGCAGCCCGCCGTGGAAGCGGGCGTGCTCCACCTTGATGCAGCGATCCATCACCACGGTGAGACCCTTCGACTCGCCGTAGTAGGCGGCCTCCTCGTTCCAGATGCCGAGCTGCACCCAGATCGTCGTGGCACCGACGGCGACGACCTCGTCGATCACCTGCGGGATGTCGCTGCCGCGACGGAAGACATCCACGATGTCGGGCACCACCGGCAGGTCGGCGAGCGACTTGTACACCGGCTGCCCGAGGATCTCGGTCGCGTTGGGGTTCACGAAGTAGAGCTCGTAGTCGCTCGACTGCTGCAGGTAGGTCGCCACGAAGTACGAGCTCCGGGCCGGGTTCGGGGAGGCACCGACGATCGCCACCGTCTTCGCCCTGCGCAGGATGCCCAGGCGCTCCTTCGCGCTCGGCCCCACCCAGGTGCGCTTCGAGCGCAGCAGCTTGGCGAGCGGCGAGTCGGAGGGGATCGAGCAGGACAGCCCGTTCTGCAGGTTGACGGTGGTCTCGGCGGGCTCGACCAGCGAGGTGCCGGGGGCTTCGGCGACGGCAGACATGCTCCGATTATCCCTTCACCGCGCGGGTCAGCGCTTGGTCGAGGTCGTAGAGGATGTCCTCCGGATCCTCGATGCCGACCGAGATGCGCACGAGACCCGGCACGACCCCCGCGTCGAGCAGCTGCTGCTCGGTGAGCTGGGCGTGGGTGGTGGACGCCGGGTGGATGACGAGGGTCTTGGCGTCGCCGATGTTGGCGACGTGGCTCGCGAGGTCGACCGACTCGATGAAGCGCTGGCCGACCGCACGCGAGGAGGCGGTGGCGGATCCCTTCACCCCGAAGCTGAACACCGCACCCGGCCCCTTGGGGAACAGCCGCTGTGCGCGCTCGAAGTGCGGATGCGTGGGCAGGCCCGCCCAGTTGACGAACTCGACGCGGTCATCGGCCGCCAGCCACTCGGCCACGATGCGCGCGTTGTCGACGTGCGCCTGCACGCGGAATGGCAGCGTCTCGATGCCCTGGGCCAGCAGGAACGCCGAATGCGGGGCGAGCACCGGGCCGATGTCGCGCAGCTGCTCGGCGCGCAGACGCGTGAGGAAGGCGTACTCGCCGAAGTTGCCGTGCCAGTTGAGGCCGCCGTAGCTCGGCACCTCCTGATCGAACAGCGGGAAGCGCTCGTTCGCCCAGTGGAAGCGGCCCGACTCGACGACGACGCCGCCGAGGGTGGTGCCCGAGCCGCCGAGGAACTTGGTGGCCGAGTGGATCACGACATCCGCGCCCCACTCGATGGGCCGGTTGAGGTACGGGGTGGCCACCGTGGAGTCGACGATGAGCGGGAGGTGGTGCGCGTGCGCCACGTCGGCGAGGCCCTCCAGGTCGGCGATGTCGCCGGAGGGGTTGGTGATCGACTCGACGAAGATGAGCTTCGTCTTGTCGGTGATCGCCGCCGCGTAGTCGGCCGGGTCGGTGCCGGTGACGAACGTCGTGTCGACCCCGAAGCGCCGCAGCGTCACATCGAGCTGGGTGATGGTGCCGCCGTACAGGCTGGCGGCGGCCACGATGTGGTCGCCCGCGCCCGCGAGCGTCGCGAAGGTGATGAACTCGGCGCTCAGGCCCGACGCGGTGGCGACCGCGCCGAGGCCGCCCTCGAGCGAGGCGACGCGCTCCTCGAAGGAGGCGACGGTGGGATTGGCGAGCCGGGAGTAGATGTTGCCGTACTTCTGCAGGGCGAAGCGGGCGGCGGCATCCGCGGTGTCGTCGAAGACGAAGGCGCTCGTCTGGTAGATCGGCAGCGCTCGAGCCCCCGTCACCGGGTCGGGGATGTTGCCGGCGTGGATGGCGCGGGTGCGGAAGCCCCAGGCGTGGTCGGTGGCTGCCGGCTCAGGGGTGGCGTCGCTGTCTGACATCCGTCCAGGCTAACCGCGCCCGCGACGTGTTGCGGTGTGTTTCAGATCCAGGACCGCAGCCAGTAATGGGCCTGCAGGAACCACAGCGGCATCGGCATCCCGGTCCACATCGGTAGGAAGAACAGCGACACGAGCACGACGAGACCCAGGTAGGCGCCCACGGTGGCGAGACCCGCGGTGCGTCGCGGCTCCGGGTCGTCGCGACTGCCCGCGATCGCCGCGAGCGCAGACGTCAGGGCGAGCACGAGGAAGGCCTCGAAGGCGATCGTGTAGAACTGGAAGACCGTGCGGTTCAGGTACAGCAGCCACGGGAGGTAGCCGGCGGCGATGCCGGTGAGGATGAAGGCGTCCCGCCACACCGAGCGGCGGCGCAGCAGCCCGAGCACCACGCGCACCGCGAGGAAGACGAGCGCCGCGGTGCCGCCCCACCAGATGAGGGGGTTGGCGATGTCGAGGATCGCGGCGGCGGTCCCGTCCCCGGCGTTGTCGTAGTACATGCTCGTCGGGCGCACCAGGAACAGCCAGGTGAGCGGGTTCGCCTGATAGTTGTGCGGCACCTGCAGACCCACGTGGTAGCTGTAGATCGCGGTCTGGTAGTGCCACCAGTTCTGTGCGGCGGTCGGCACCCAGGCGAGCGCGCCGGTCCACGCCTCACCGCCACCCTGCTCGATCCAATGCCGGTAGTAGCCGTTGTCGCTCGCGAACCAGCCGATCCAGGTGGTGAGGAACACGGCGGCGGCGAGCGGCACGAGCAGCAGGGCGTTGATGGGCGCCTGCTTGAGCAGCGCGCCGAAGCCCCAGAACTCGATGCCCGCCTGCCGTCGCAGCAGGGCATCCGAGACCACGGTGTACACGCCGAAGACGGCCAGGAAGTAGACGCCGTTCCACTTCACCCCCGTCGCGGCGCCGAAGGCGACGGCCGCGGCGAGCAGCCAGGGACGCCACCAGAGCGCCGGACCCCAGTCGACGCCGTGCCCGCTCGCGCGGCGCGCCTCGAGCCAGCGGGCGAGACGACGCTTCGCCCACCCGCGGTCGAACAGCACGAAGGACGCGCCGAGCAGGGCGAACAGGGCGACCGCGCTGTCGAGCAGGCTGACCCGGCTCATGACGATCGCGTTCCCGTCGATCGCCATGAGACCGCCCGCGACCACCACGAGCGTCGTCGAGCGGAACAGCTGCCGCGCGACCAGCATGGTGACCGCGACGAGCAGGATGCCGACGAGCGCGATCCCGAACCGCCAGCCGAAGGCGCTGTCGGTGCCGAACAGGGCCATACCGGCCGCGATGATCCACTTGCCGAGCGGGGGATGCACCACGAACGACGGCTCGGTCGTGTAGCCGTCGGGGTCGCCCGCCGCGAAGGCCGCGTTGGCGCCATCCGGCCAGCGGGACTCGTAGCCGAGGTGCGCGAGCGTGTAGGCGTCTTTGACGTAGTAGGTCTCGTCGAACACGATCTGCTGCGGATGGTCGAGGCCGACGAGCCGCAGGGCGGCGGCGACCGCGATGACGGCGGCGGGGGCGCCCCAGTCCCAGGCGCGGCGGGCGGCGGGGTTCGCCATCCAGCGCTGCCAGCTGTCGTCGAGCCGCGACCCGGTGAGGGTCACCGGTTCCGCGAGCCGCGGTCCCTCGCCTCCGCCGGGCCGTGGTCCCTCGCCCCCGTCCGGCCGTGGTCCCTCGCTCCCGCCGAGCGCGCGCGCGAACTCCTCCTCGGCGCGCGTCGTCATGCGGGAATGGTAGCCGCGCGCACCATCCGACTCCCTGAGTGCCAGAAATGCAGGAGAATCTGCGGCACACCCCCGTCTTCTGGCATTGCGGCCGGATGCGGCAGCGGAATCTCCTGCATTTCTGAGGCGAGAGATCGGGGGAGAGGGAGAGGGAGAGGAAGAGGGAGAGGGAGAGGGGATGGCCACCATCGAGGAGCTGGTCGCGGAGCTGCGGCGCTACACCGCGCACGAGGTGCGGATGCGCGTGGCGCCGCGGGGCCCCGATCGTCGCGTGCCGCTCTTCCTGGTGGCGACCCAGGTGCACCCCATCAGCTACGCCGTGCAGCACGTCGAACTGCTGCTGGACCCCCGGCTCGAGGAGGCGCCGGACGACACGGCGCTGTATCTCGCGGCGCTCGAGGGCATCCGTCAGGGCGCGAACCCGTACCCGTTCCCCGAGCGCCCGGGCCAGAGCGCGATCCGTCGACTGCTCGGCGAGACCGGCGACCATCCCTATCGGGGCACCCCACGCCAGAGCTTCGCGGCGTGCACCTGGGATCGGCAGACCCGGATGCTGTCGGGGCGGCGGATCACCGTGGCGGGCGCGCGATGGCTGGATGCGCGCGAGGAACCGCACGCCTACCCGAGCTGGGCGGGGCGCCTCCACGTGCAGGAGCACGAGCACGAGGTCTGGCCGGAGGCGGCAGGATGAGGGGGTGATCATCCTCGCGGCGACGCCGATCGGCAACCTGGGCGACGCGTCCCGGCGGCTCGTCGAGGCGCTCGGCAACGCGGAGCTGATCGCCGCGGAGGACACCCGCACGACCGTGCAGCTGCTGCGCGCGCTCGGCATCGACAACCGGCCGCGGCTCGTGGCGCTGCACGAGCACAACGAGGTGGCGAAGGCCGCCGAGCTGGTCGAGCTGGCGCGCGAGGTGGATGTGCTGGTGCTGTCGGATGCCGGCATGCCGACGGTCTCGGATCCCGGTTTTCCGCTCGTGGCGGCCGCCGTCGAGGCGGGGGTGACGGTCACCGCGATCCCCGGGCCGTCGGCGGTGCTGACGGCGCTCGCGGTGTCGGGGCTGCCCACCGACCGCTTCTGCTTCGAGGGCTTCCTGCCGCGCAAGGGCCGGTTGGCTGCGTTGCGCGCGCTCGCCGCCGAGCCGCGCACGCTCGTATTCTTCGAGTCGCCGCACCGCATCGGCGACGCGCTCGCGGATGCCGCGGCCGCGTTCGGCGCGGACCGTCGCGCCGCGGTCTGCCGCGAGCTCACCAAGCTGCACGAGGAGGTCGCCCGCGGCACCCTCGCCGAGCTCGCCGAGCGCTTCGCCGAGGGCGCCCGCGGGGAGATCGTGCTCGTCGTCGCAGGAGCCGCCCCCGCATCCGCCTCCTTCGAGGACGGCGTCGCGCAGGTGCGGGCGCTCACCGCGTCCGGAACCCGCCTCAAGGACGCCACCGCCGAGGTCGCCGAGGCGACCGGCCTCTCGCGGCGCGAGCTCTACGAGGCGGCGCTCAAGCCCTGAGCGCCGCGCGGAACGCGGCCGCCTCGGCGCCCGGCACGCTACGCCGCATCCTGCCCGCGATGGTGCTGTTTCGGCCGGATGGCACTCGCGAAAGCGCGCCATCGGGCCGAAACCGCACCAGGGGTGCGGATGCCCCACCCCTCCGTAACGCGCAGCCAGGCCCAACTAGACTCGACCCCATGCCGTCCGGCGAGTCCTTCTTCATCGCGACCCCCATCTTCTACGTCAACGACGTGCCCCACATCGGCCACGCCTACACGGAGGTGGCGGCCGATGTGCTCGCGCGCTGGCACCGTCAGGCGGGCGACGACACCTGGCTGCTGACCGGCACGGATGAGCACGGCCAGAAGATCCTGCGCACCGCCGTCGCGAACGGCGTCGAGCCGAAGCAGTGGGCGGATCAGCTGGTCGAGTCCGCCTGGAAGCCGCTGCTGAAGACGATCGACATCGCCAACGACGACTTCATCCGCACCACCGACGAGCGCCACGAGCGCGCCGTGACGATCTTCCTGCAGAAGCTCTACGACGACGGTTTCATCTACTCGGGCGAGTACGAGGGCTACTACTGCGTGGGTTGCGAGGAGTACAAGCAGCTCGACGACCTCGAACGGCCCGAGACGGGCGAGTTCGCCGGCCAGCTGGTCTGCAAGATCCACTCGCGTCCGGTGGAGATCCTCAAGGAGAAGAACTACTTCTTCAGGATGAGCCAGTTCGAGCAGGCCCTCCTCGACCTCTACGAGACCCAGCCCGACTTCGTGCAGCCCGAGAGCGTGCGCAACGAGATCGTGCAGTTCGTCAAGCAGGGGCTCTCCGACCTGTCGATCTCGCGTTCGAGCTTCGACTGGGGCATCAAGATCCCGTGGGACGACACGCACGTCGTCTACGTCTGGTTCGAGGCGCTGCTCAACTACGTCACCGCGGTCGGCTACGGCGTCGACGACGAGCAGTTCGCCCGCCGCTGGCCCGCCTACCAGCTGGTCGGCAAGGACATCGCCCGCTTCCACGCCGTCATCTGGCCGGCCATGCTCATGGCGGCCGGTCTGCCGGTGCCGCACAAGGTGTTCGGCCACGGCTGGCTGCTCGTGGGCGGCGAGAAGATGTCGAAGTCGAAGCTCACCGGAATCGCGCCGCACCAGATCACCGACACCTTCGGTTCGGACGCCTTCCGCTACTACTTCCTGCGCGCCATCTCCTTCGGGCAGGACGGCTCCTTCAGCTGGGAGGACCTGTCGGCCCGCTACCAGGCCGAGCTCGCGAACGGCTTCGGCAACCTCGCCTCCCGCGTGGTGGCGATGGTCGGGCGCTACCGCGGCGGCGTGCTGCCCGCGCCGGGGGCGGACACGGACGCCGAGCACGCGATCCAGCAGCTCGTCGCCCAGGCGACGGCGGATGCGGATGCCGCGATCGAGCGCTTCGCCATCCACGAGGCGATCGCCTCGATCTGGACGGTCGTCGACGCCCTCAACGGCTACATCACCGAGCAGGAGCCGTGGGTGCTCGCCAAGGACGAGGCCCGTGCCGAGCGGCTCGACACCGTGCTCTACACGGCGTCCGAGGGGCTGCGCGCCCTCGCGGTTCTGCTGAGCCCGGTCACCCCGCAGGCCACCGCCAAGCTGTGGGCGGCGCTGGGCGCCGAGGCGGGCCTCGGTGCGCTCACCGCC
The Protaetiibacter larvae DNA segment above includes these coding regions:
- a CDS encoding dolichyl-phosphate-mannose--protein mannosyltransferase → MTTRAEEEFARALGGSEGPRPDGGEGPRPGGGEGPRLAEPVTLTGSRLDDSWQRWMANPAARRAWDWGAPAAVIAVAAALRLVGLDHPQQIVFDETYYVKDAYTLAHLGYESRWPDGANAAFAAGDPDGYTTEPSFVVHPPLGKWIIAAGMALFGTDSAFGWRFGIALVGILLVAVTMLVARQLFRSTTLVVVAGGLMAIDGNAIVMSRVSLLDSAVALFALLGASFVLFDRGWAKRRLARWLEARRASGHGVDWGPALWWRPWLLAAAVAFGAATGVKWNGVYFLAVFGVYTVVSDALLRRQAGIEFWGFGALLKQAPINALLLVPLAAAVFLTTWIGWFASDNGYYRHWIEQGGGEAWTGALAWVPTAAQNWWHYQTAIYSYHVGLQVPHNYQANPLTWLFLVRPTSMYYDNAGDGTAAAILDIANPLIWWGGTAALVFLAVRVVLGLLRRRSVWRDAFILTGIAAGYLPWLLYLNRTVFQFYTIAFEAFLVLALTSALAAIAGSRDDPEPRRTAGLATVGAYLGLVVLVSLFFLPMWTGMPMPLWFLQAHYWLRSWI
- a CDS encoding O-acetylhomoserine aminocarboxypropyltransferase/cysteine synthase family protein, with the translated sequence MSDSDATPEPAATDHAWGFRTRAIHAGNIPDPVTGARALPIYQTSAFVFDDTADAAARFALQKYGNIYSRLANPTVASFEERVASLEGGLGAVATASGLSAEFITFATLAGAGDHIVAAASLYGGTITQLDVTLRRFGVDTTFVTGTDPADYAAAITDKTKLIFVESITNPSGDIADLEGLADVAHAHHLPLIVDSTVATPYLNRPIEWGADVVIHSATKFLGGSGTTLGGVVVESGRFHWANERFPLFDQEVPSYGGLNWHGNFGEYAFLTRLRAEQLRDIGPVLAPHSAFLLAQGIETLPFRVQAHVDNARIVAEWLAADDRVEFVNWAGLPTHPHFERAQRLFPKGPGAVFSFGVKGSATASSRAVGQRFIESVDLASHVANIGDAKTLVIHPASTTHAQLTEQQLLDAGVVPGLVRISVGIEDPEDILYDLDQALTRAVKG
- a CDS encoding thioredoxin domain-containing protein, whose product is MANRLASAISPYLVGHAENPVDWWPWGEAAFAEAARRDVPVLVSIGYATCHWCHVMARESFSDPELAAYLNAQVVSIKVDREEHPEVDAAFLAAASAFTPQLGWPLTVFATPEGRVFYAGTYFPPQPVRGVPSFRQVLEAIVEAWADRRAEVEATGAAVAEALAARPDPGAGALPAEHALAAAVAELATFEDPQFGGFGADAKFPNAPVIAFLAERALGGDESAAALGRRLYDATQALRDPVEGGFFRYAVRRDWSEPHYERMLSDNAQLLDLATAFGDEPTADAVAGFLLEVLRLPGGAFASAQDSESLIDGVGSEGGYYALDAAGRAVQPPPRVDDKVLAGLNGLAIGALAGAGLRFARPDWVTAARAAADAVRATHVVGTPDGPRLRRASRDDRVSDAAATLEDYGGLACGLLRLALATGDPEPAVLAQALVEACGDDARIAVPGGGDAVLARRGIAVDADQTEGATPSGAALYADAAARLAALTDDAAHRERAERALAPLLAGALERPIAYGATLAVAARLANQPEQLVVVGPDAGDLVRRARGWAAPTRTVAIVSEAQARAFTEAGFELFAGRSALDGAPTAYLCEGFVCRLPTADAGVLGELLGGGLETRPLRGRSSTT
- a CDS encoding putative Ig domain-containing protein, whose amino-acid sequence is MPAHTPFRRVALVLATTAALSAGVLVPATAASAASSVATWNDLATAVNTATTGTVEVTLGADITAPYNGSLLIASGVGVVFDLNGHTLSILNPGMARAAFGVRSGASLTINDSSTPSTGALVAVGISGLAPGIGGYNESGGSITITGGTITATGGGLAAGIGGIGVGSQHITITGGNVTAIGGEGGAGIGGGWHGSGSNLRITGGTVTATGGEGGAGIGGGGEGGGGVTFITGGTVTATGGAEGAGIGGGSHGNAWFTAIEGGTVIATGGSGGAGIGGGLLGDGRDTSISGGTVTANGGSFASGIGGGNDGDGGTTEIIGGTVTATGGAGGGAGIGGGEGGGAGVTILSGGDITATGRSGGAGIGTGFTSGLPGLSDGTLDIRAQSPAPGSTFTGGSSTSAIVGGRGSVATFSVVPTDPFAKLTAVDAASGSVHVEFGWGVTFALNGGDGTAPAVQVIDFGGGTATRPADPTRTGGEFVAWTTGGTPYDFTTPVTGNVALTAQWNLAPTLAGAASATATVGEPFSWAPTTVTGTPDAVVSLTDGELPDGLTLDPGTGAITGTPSDAAGDYPVTLGAHNGIGADASLELTISLAPGEPTSLALRAATGTVNQGDTVTFTATGTDAAGNSFVIPSGDLTLSSSVASDIIRGTAVSFPHASPHLITATHTPSGVSATLLVEVTPAALARTGVDADTISVLAALALLVLLAGAGLLTARRRA
- the rsmI gene encoding 16S rRNA (cytidine(1402)-2'-O)-methyltransferase; translated protein: MIILAATPIGNLGDASRRLVEALGNAELIAAEDTRTTVQLLRALGIDNRPRLVALHEHNEVAKAAELVELAREVDVLVLSDAGMPTVSDPGFPLVAAAVEAGVTVTAIPGPSAVLTALAVSGLPTDRFCFEGFLPRKGRLAALRALAAEPRTLVFFESPHRIGDALADAAAAFGADRRAAVCRELTKLHEEVARGTLAELAERFAEGARGEIVLVVAGAAPASASFEDGVAQVRALTASGTRLKDATAEVAEATGLSRRELYEAALKP
- a CDS encoding sulfurtransferase, giving the protein MTDAPVLASQLVSTQWLADHLGADGLVIADASVASFLRPDGRVGYLSGHEQYLLEGHIPGAVFADLIEEFSDPEGSYPFTRPDTARFEAAAGALGVDNDTTLVLYDTAVGQWASRVWWLFRAFGYDRVAVLDGGLTKWKAEGRELELGHVEPTPAVFTAVERPELWVEKADVEAVVRGEREAALVCATPPKEYSGEFVTRARGGHIPGSSSVPAGFLVDRDSNAVLDPEALREKLAPALGAPQIITYCGGGIAATAAALALTLVGERSVAVYDGSLNEWAADPEAPLITG
- a CDS encoding CoA-binding protein encodes the protein MSAVAEAPGTSLVEPAETTVNLQNGLSCSIPSDSPLAKLLRSKRTWVGPSAKERLGILRRAKTVAIVGASPNPARSSYFVATYLQQSSDYELYFVNPNATEILGQPVYKSLADLPVVPDIVDVFRRGSDIPQVIDEVVAVGATTIWVQLGIWNEEAAYYGESKGLTVVMDRCIKVEHARFHGGLHLLGFDTGQITSRKTIR
- a CDS encoding DUF3060 domain-containing protein, whose product is MSRRVAVPVLVACAALLSGCVLAPDLGPSPSPSISADASGAPSDQPSPSEPPASSGDECVAPLVINQAGEHRIGDCDELIVEGNDIEVTVGEVGTLTIRGTDIEVDTGSVGLLTIAGQDNEVDSVSVGKIEISGDRNDLDATGDIGAVVVNGNDNEVTARGSIGLVTDNGARNQIRGGR